In a single window of the Macrobrachium rosenbergii isolate ZJJX-2024 chromosome 35, ASM4041242v1, whole genome shotgun sequence genome:
- the LOC136856439 gene encoding ERI1 exoribonuclease 2-like, whose amino-acid sequence MSTPRGSTSLQELSYQGVGTGPGEKVKEGLLCTCKVAQEFDSSVVLDFESTCWENGARMGGLQEIIEFPAVLLGTTTGGIMSESHQYIMPVEQLILSEFCKNLTGNNSRTG is encoded by the exons atgagcacgcCCAGAGGCAGTACCAGTCTGCAggagctctcttaccag GGAGTTGGGACTGGTCCAGGAGAGAAAGTGAAGGAAGGGTTGTTATGTACATGCAAAGTTG CTCAAGAATTTGATTCCTCAGTTGTTTTAGACTTTGAGTCCACCTGTTGGGAAAATGGAGCACGCATGGGGGGTCTTCAGGAAATCATAGAATTTCCAGCAGTGCTGTTAGGTACCACTACAGGAGGAATTATGTCCGAGTCTCATCAGTACATCATGCCTGTAGAACAGCTGATACTCTCAGAGTTTTGCAAAAATTTAACAG gaaataacTCAAGAACAGGTTGA
- the LOC136856443 gene encoding uncharacterized protein isoform X1: MAASSPTPSIIYQEFSDLECDICSNMYTEDHCPRLLPCSHTFCGPCIDGLISAGKQECPVCRKTFKADSAQGVAINRSLLNVAKQLSSMHLASVISSRAPKKPFLETTRYFRETVIKKGIAVCEETEVEVNGRIDSNNKMRGGLEGFIQKLDEIKLSSKETWNNIGRDDKLLMDKLDIMKGKGRQMKDSEDKLEAATDFASAGSPMDEAGKVLQEVDETANEIKQLLQENKDNMKQDIFKIGTDLEGLTKDLGRIIEELDGDSVVSLTVTELRGPHVRFRVDAQRKIFAVKTFEGKLRVAPVKIESNNQLYVNHLQEGVLPPKCFAIELDSLVQGSSSSPPRAFLDLTYGSTHLGRVIIRIIDQGGQLGLNFIQMCSGRMGPSYANSQVFEVRSKGVPGEDIGMGEYVSHGGGTSAQAVLSSKEDWEREMSRKTYEETLEIAGELRGDISYEGASQFWIVTRDGSELGCGYCFGKVEEGLNVLRDAISKHPDHTKIKVAQCGLVFCL, encoded by the exons GAATTCAGTGACCTCGAGTGTGACATTTGCAGTAATATGTACACTGAAGATCACTGCCCGAGACTTCTCCCTTGTTCCCACACGTTCTGTGGCCCTTGCATTGATGGGCTTATCTCGGCTGGGAAGCAAGAATGCCCTGTGTGTAGGAAGACATTCAAGGCCGATTCAGCACAAGGCGTAGCGATTAACAGAAGCCTCCTTAATGTCGCAAAGCAACTTTCTTCCATGCACCTAGCATCAGTGATTTCGTCTAGAGCTCCAAAGAAACCCTTTCTAGAGACTACCAGATATTTCAGGGAGACTGTTATCAAAAAAGGCATCGCAGTTTGCGAGGAGACAGAAGTTGAAGTTAATGGCCGCATTGACAGCAACAATAAGATGAGAGGAGGACTTGAAGGATTTATTCAGAAGCTGGATGAAATAAAACTTTCCAGCAAAGAGACATGGAACAATATTGGCCGAGATGATAAGCTACTGATGGACAAGTTGGATATTATGAAAGGAAAGGGGCGACAAATGAAAGACTCAGAAGACAAATTGGAAGCAGCAACTGACTTTGCTTCTGCTGGAAGTCCCATGGACGAGGCCGGAAAGGTTCTTCAGGAAGTTGATGAGACAGCCAATGAAATTAAGCAACTTCTTCAGGAAAATAAAGACAACATGAAGCag GATATTTTCAAGATCGGAACGGATTTAGAAGGTCTCACGAAAGATCTCGGAAGAATAATTGAGGAATTAGACGGAGACTCTGTCGTAAGCCTTACA GTGACTGAGCTCCGAGGTCCTCATGTTCGATTCAGAGTGGATGCCCAAAGAAAGATTTTTGCTGTCAAGACCTTCGAAGGGAAACTGAGGGTGGCTCCAGTCAAGATTGAGTCCAACAACCAACTATATGTGAATCATCTTCAAGAAGGAGTTCTCCCACCAAAATGCTTTGCCATAGAG CTTGATTCCTTGGTGCAAGGATCTTCCTCTTCCCCACCAAGGGCGTTCCTGGATCTGACATATGGATCCACCCACCTGGGGAGGGTCATCATCAGAATCATTGATCAAGGCGGCCAGTTGGGTTTGAACTTCATCCAAATGTGCTCGGGAAGGATGGGACCCTCTTATGCCAACTCTCAGGTCTTTGAAGTAAGGAGTAAGGGTGTGCCAGGTGAGGATATAGGCATGGGAGAGTATGTGTCCCATGGAGGAGGCACATCAGCTCAAGCAGTGTTGTCATCGAAGGAGGACTGGGAGAGGGAGATGAGTAGGAAGACCTATGAAGAGACCCTAGAAATTGCGGGAGAATTGAGGGGAGACATCTCATATGAAGGAGCTTCACAGTTTTGGATCGTCACCAGAGATGGTTCCGAGTTGGGATGTGGGTATTGCTTCGGGAAGGTGGAGGAAGGACTGAATGTCCTCAGAGACGCCATCTCGAAGCATCCAGACCATACGAAAATCAAGGTGGCCCAGTGTGGCCTTGTATTTTGTCTGTGA
- the LOC136856443 gene encoding uncharacterized protein isoform X3, protein MYTEDHCPRLLPCSHTFCGPCIDGLISAGKQECPVCRKTFKADSAQGVAINRSLLNVAKQLSSMHLASVISSRAPKKPFLETTRYFRETVIKKGIAVCEETEVEVNGRIDSNNKMRGGLEGFIQKLDEIKLSSKETWNNIGRDDKLLMDKLDIMKGKGRQMKDSEDKLEAATDFASAGSPMDEAGKVLQEVDETANEIKQLLQENKDNMKQDIFKIGTDLEGLTKDLGRIIEELDGDSVVSLTVTELRGPHVRFRVDAQRKIFAVKTFEGKLRVAPVKIESNNQLYVNHLQEGVLPPKCFAIELDSLVQGSSSSPPRAFLDLTYGSTHLGRVIIRIIDQGGQLGLNFIQMCSGRMGPSYANSQVFEVRSKGVPGEDIGMGEYVSHGGGTSAQAVLSSKEDWEREMSRKTYEETLEIAGELRGDISYEGASQFWIVTRDGSELGCGYCFGKVEEGLNVLRDAISKHPDHTKIKVAQCGLVFCL, encoded by the exons ATGTACACTGAAGATCACTGCCCGAGACTTCTCCCTTGTTCCCACACGTTCTGTGGCCCTTGCATTGATGGGCTTATCTCGGCTGGGAAGCAAGAATGCCCTGTGTGTAGGAAGACATTCAAGGCCGATTCAGCACAAGGCGTAGCGATTAACAGAAGCCTCCTTAATGTCGCAAAGCAACTTTCTTCCATGCACCTAGCATCAGTGATTTCGTCTAGAGCTCCAAAGAAACCCTTTCTAGAGACTACCAGATATTTCAGGGAGACTGTTATCAAAAAAGGCATCGCAGTTTGCGAGGAGACAGAAGTTGAAGTTAATGGCCGCATTGACAGCAACAATAAGATGAGAGGAGGACTTGAAGGATTTATTCAGAAGCTGGATGAAATAAAACTTTCCAGCAAAGAGACATGGAACAATATTGGCCGAGATGATAAGCTACTGATGGACAAGTTGGATATTATGAAAGGAAAGGGGCGACAAATGAAAGACTCAGAAGACAAATTGGAAGCAGCAACTGACTTTGCTTCTGCTGGAAGTCCCATGGACGAGGCCGGAAAGGTTCTTCAGGAAGTTGATGAGACAGCCAATGAAATTAAGCAACTTCTTCAGGAAAATAAAGACAACATGAAGCag GATATTTTCAAGATCGGAACGGATTTAGAAGGTCTCACGAAAGATCTCGGAAGAATAATTGAGGAATTAGACGGAGACTCTGTCGTAAGCCTTACA GTGACTGAGCTCCGAGGTCCTCATGTTCGATTCAGAGTGGATGCCCAAAGAAAGATTTTTGCTGTCAAGACCTTCGAAGGGAAACTGAGGGTGGCTCCAGTCAAGATTGAGTCCAACAACCAACTATATGTGAATCATCTTCAAGAAGGAGTTCTCCCACCAAAATGCTTTGCCATAGAG CTTGATTCCTTGGTGCAAGGATCTTCCTCTTCCCCACCAAGGGCGTTCCTGGATCTGACATATGGATCCACCCACCTGGGGAGGGTCATCATCAGAATCATTGATCAAGGCGGCCAGTTGGGTTTGAACTTCATCCAAATGTGCTCGGGAAGGATGGGACCCTCTTATGCCAACTCTCAGGTCTTTGAAGTAAGGAGTAAGGGTGTGCCAGGTGAGGATATAGGCATGGGAGAGTATGTGTCCCATGGAGGAGGCACATCAGCTCAAGCAGTGTTGTCATCGAAGGAGGACTGGGAGAGGGAGATGAGTAGGAAGACCTATGAAGAGACCCTAGAAATTGCGGGAGAATTGAGGGGAGACATCTCATATGAAGGAGCTTCACAGTTTTGGATCGTCACCAGAGATGGTTCCGAGTTGGGATGTGGGTATTGCTTCGGGAAGGTGGAGGAAGGACTGAATGTCCTCAGAGACGCCATCTCGAAGCATCCAGACCATACGAAAATCAAGGTGGCCCAGTGTGGCCTTGTATTTTGTCTGTGA
- the LOC136856443 gene encoding uncharacterized protein isoform X2, whose translation MEEFSDLECDICSNMYTEDHCPRLLPCSHTFCGPCIDGLISAGKQECPVCRKTFKADSAQGVAINRSLLNVAKQLSSMHLASVISSRAPKKPFLETTRYFRETVIKKGIAVCEETEVEVNGRIDSNNKMRGGLEGFIQKLDEIKLSSKETWNNIGRDDKLLMDKLDIMKGKGRQMKDSEDKLEAATDFASAGSPMDEAGKVLQEVDETANEIKQLLQENKDNMKQDIFKIGTDLEGLTKDLGRIIEELDGDSVVSLTVTELRGPHVRFRVDAQRKIFAVKTFEGKLRVAPVKIESNNQLYVNHLQEGVLPPKCFAIELDSLVQGSSSSPPRAFLDLTYGSTHLGRVIIRIIDQGGQLGLNFIQMCSGRMGPSYANSQVFEVRSKGVPGEDIGMGEYVSHGGGTSAQAVLSSKEDWEREMSRKTYEETLEIAGELRGDISYEGASQFWIVTRDGSELGCGYCFGKVEEGLNVLRDAISKHPDHTKIKVAQCGLVFCL comes from the exons ATGGAg GAATTCAGTGACCTCGAGTGTGACATTTGCAGTAATATGTACACTGAAGATCACTGCCCGAGACTTCTCCCTTGTTCCCACACGTTCTGTGGCCCTTGCATTGATGGGCTTATCTCGGCTGGGAAGCAAGAATGCCCTGTGTGTAGGAAGACATTCAAGGCCGATTCAGCACAAGGCGTAGCGATTAACAGAAGCCTCCTTAATGTCGCAAAGCAACTTTCTTCCATGCACCTAGCATCAGTGATTTCGTCTAGAGCTCCAAAGAAACCCTTTCTAGAGACTACCAGATATTTCAGGGAGACTGTTATCAAAAAAGGCATCGCAGTTTGCGAGGAGACAGAAGTTGAAGTTAATGGCCGCATTGACAGCAACAATAAGATGAGAGGAGGACTTGAAGGATTTATTCAGAAGCTGGATGAAATAAAACTTTCCAGCAAAGAGACATGGAACAATATTGGCCGAGATGATAAGCTACTGATGGACAAGTTGGATATTATGAAAGGAAAGGGGCGACAAATGAAAGACTCAGAAGACAAATTGGAAGCAGCAACTGACTTTGCTTCTGCTGGAAGTCCCATGGACGAGGCCGGAAAGGTTCTTCAGGAAGTTGATGAGACAGCCAATGAAATTAAGCAACTTCTTCAGGAAAATAAAGACAACATGAAGCag GATATTTTCAAGATCGGAACGGATTTAGAAGGTCTCACGAAAGATCTCGGAAGAATAATTGAGGAATTAGACGGAGACTCTGTCGTAAGCCTTACA GTGACTGAGCTCCGAGGTCCTCATGTTCGATTCAGAGTGGATGCCCAAAGAAAGATTTTTGCTGTCAAGACCTTCGAAGGGAAACTGAGGGTGGCTCCAGTCAAGATTGAGTCCAACAACCAACTATATGTGAATCATCTTCAAGAAGGAGTTCTCCCACCAAAATGCTTTGCCATAGAG CTTGATTCCTTGGTGCAAGGATCTTCCTCTTCCCCACCAAGGGCGTTCCTGGATCTGACATATGGATCCACCCACCTGGGGAGGGTCATCATCAGAATCATTGATCAAGGCGGCCAGTTGGGTTTGAACTTCATCCAAATGTGCTCGGGAAGGATGGGACCCTCTTATGCCAACTCTCAGGTCTTTGAAGTAAGGAGTAAGGGTGTGCCAGGTGAGGATATAGGCATGGGAGAGTATGTGTCCCATGGAGGAGGCACATCAGCTCAAGCAGTGTTGTCATCGAAGGAGGACTGGGAGAGGGAGATGAGTAGGAAGACCTATGAAGAGACCCTAGAAATTGCGGGAGAATTGAGGGGAGACATCTCATATGAAGGAGCTTCACAGTTTTGGATCGTCACCAGAGATGGTTCCGAGTTGGGATGTGGGTATTGCTTCGGGAAGGTGGAGGAAGGACTGAATGTCCTCAGAGACGCCATCTCGAAGCATCCAGACCATACGAAAATCAAGGTGGCCCAGTGTGGCCTTGTATTTTGTCTGTGA